The stretch of DNA ACGACCAGCTTCGCTTTCGGCGCCCGCTCGTGGATCTTTGCAAAGAGGTCTGTCGCAGCGGCTGTCATGGTCGCTGCGTCCTGCTTGCCGTCATTCCTGCTCCCGAAAACCAGGACCAGGTCGGCCGACGAGCGCAGCTGGGCAACAGCGGCTTCGGCGAATGTCAGTTTGTCGGGTCCCCGTGTGATGTAACCGCCACCGGGTACTGCCATGACGTTCATGTCGACGGGCCGCGACTCCGCGTAGAAGCGGGACCCCACGATCTTGGTCCAATTGGCCGCCCCGTAGCCGCCTTCGTCCGAACCGCCGACGTACGAGTCTCCGATGATGTCCACGTTGGGTACAGCGGGGTGACTGGTTGGAAGCGCAGCAGAGGAGGGGGCCGGAGCCGCGTTCACGTCGTTGTCCCGCATCGTCAGCGCCAGCAGCACAACGACGATTGCCACCACGGCGAGCAAACCGAATCCCAGCTCCTTTGCGTAACCGAACGGAAAAGACGTTTTGTTCCGGTTTCGAGGCTTCGAAAAATCCATTTCCAAATACTATCGGCAATCCACTCCTGAGGGGGAAGTGCATGCACAAGATACCAGTTTCGGTCCTTATCCAGACGAAAAATGAAGAGCCGAGCATCGAGAAATGCGTGGCAGCGCTCAGCGACTTCGACGAGGTCATCGTGGTCGACTCGAACAGTAGCGACCGCACCGCGGAGCTCGCCCGTGCCTGTGGTGCACAGGTGATCAACTTTACTTGGGATGGCAAGTTCCCGCAGAAGAAGCAGTGGCAGCTTCAGCACGCCCAGACCCGCCATCCCTGGATATTGTTTCTTGACGCCGATGAATATCCGAGCCCCGAGCTGATCGCGGAAATCGCCGCCATCGTCTCCAATCCGTCGGAGCACCGGGTGGCCTTTGACATCCCGATTTCATATTATTTCGCCGGCAGGGAGCTCAAGCACGGCCATCAGGTCGTGAAACGCACGCTCTTGAAGCGGGGCTATAACGAATACAAGGACACCGGTCTGGTGAAACTTCCGGTGATCACCGAGCTGGAAGTGCACTACCAACCCGAAGCGAATGGCGACGTGGGGCGGACCGAGGGCCTGCTCGCGCACCATGACCTTGACCCGGTGCGCACCTGGTTCGACAGGCACAATAAGTACTCCGACTGGGAAGCATACATCCATGCCGACCCGGTAATGACGCGCACCGTCCGCGCTTTCAAGAGCGACCAGGGGCAGCGCTTCGACGTTGTACCTTTCAAGCCGCTCGCGTTCTGGCTCTACAGCTACGTCGTCCGCCGCGGTTTCCTGGACGGACGGGCCGGCTTCGACTACGCAGTCGCGTTGGCGGGCTACTACTGGCAAATTGGCCTCAAGACGCGTGAACTCAAGCGCAGCGGCTGGCGGCTGGCTGATTATGTTTAAGCCGCCAGCTCCTGCCGGAGTGCCCTTGAGTGTGTTACAGGTCGGTGGTCTGGCGGGCCCAGGAGCCCTGGCCGGCGGAGTGTGGGCCGTCGCACGGATGCAGAGTGCCGGGCTGGCCCGCCTCGGTGCAACGGTTGAACTCGTCGGGGGGTGGTACGGGACTCTTCCAGCTGTACGGCCAGGGTCCCGCGAGGTTATCTTTCGAGTCCGAAGGCCGTATCGAGGTGCCCGTCTTAAGCTGCCGATCGGGGTGGGCATGGTCAAGCATGTGTGGAAGCGCGGGCGCGGCGTGGACATCGTCCAGCTTCACCTCTGCCGGGATTTCATCACCACCATCAGCGCACTTCTGCTTGGCCGTGCGGCCATTCCTGTCATCGCTCAAGCACACGGCATGCTTTCCGCGCCTGGCTCACGGGGTTTGCGCCTGTTCGATGCGCTCATCTTCAAGCAGGCAATGAAGGCACCCCGGTTGTGGTTGACTCTGACCGACGCCGAAGAACGGAATCTGGAATCTTTAGGCGTGCCGAGGACCAAGATGCGCAGGGTGGTCAACGCCACAGCGCTCCCCGGCATGGAGTGGGAGGACCCCCAGGAGACGACCTTTTTGTTCGTGTCCCGACTGGCACCGCGGAAACAGCCCACTGTATTTGTCGAGGCCGCAATCGGCCTCCTGCGGGAAGGATTGCAGGCTCGTTTCGTAGTGGCAGGACCAGACCAGGGCGAACTGCACGCCGTGCGCGCGCTAATCGATGCTTCTGGCTTCCAAGAGCACTTCGATCTACCAGGAGAGCTGACCGAGCAAGAGGTTCTGCAGGCCTTGGCCCACGTGACGGCGTTGGTCTTGCCTGCACGCGACGAGCCGTATCCGATGGTGGTCCTGGAGGCAGCCGCTGTGGGTACGCCCATCGTCCTTACCTCGGAATGCGGGCTGGCCTCCGCCTTGTCGGAGGCGGGCGCAGCATTGATTGCGGAACCCAACGCTGCTGCTTTCCGTAGGGCAATGGCCTCAGTCGGGCGCAATCCGGATCTGCGGCGGCAGTTGAGTGCACGGGCACGCGAGCTGCACTCACGTTTATGGTCCGCCGAATCCCTCGCAGAACGTCTCCTTGGCCTATATGCGGAGGCGATCGATGCAGGCCGGAACTGACTACCAACACCGAGTGCGCTTCCCCCGCAGGTCCAAGAGTGGGGTCAGGGCCGGATTTTCAATTGTGGCCTTTTTGTGTTTCGCCGTCGCCATTCCGGTGGTCCTGAGGGCTACGTCGGAAGCCACCTACACGGACACCGACTTCTTTATACGGTATCTGGTGGTGCTCTATGCTGCATTCCGCGTCAGCGTTATCCTTTGGAAGGACCAGGTGCGGCCTGTTGCTGGTGTCTTCTGGATGTTCGTGTATATCTGCCTCGGCGTAGTCCCGCTGGCTCAACTGGCCACCGGCGCGACCACCATCCTGGCTGTCCAGGTGGACGACTCTATCCTGTATACCGCGACCGCTATCACCCTGCTGGGCTGCGTCAGCTTTGACCTTGCTTACCACCTCAAGGCCTTACATACGGTTGGAGGTTCCTTTCCTGTACGGACGCTGCGCAGCATGGACACCCTACGAGTCTTCGCCTTTGTGGCTGTCACCGCCGGACTCGCGTACGTCGCCCAAGTCGGTGGGGTGTCGGTATTTTTTACCAGCCGCCAGGAGGCAAGCCAAGCACTGGATCAACTGAGCCCGGATAGCGGGCAGGCCGTGCGTGCCATCATCTCGGCGTTCGGGTCGGTTACGTGCCTGGTCGGACTCATTTTCTATATCCACGCGTTGCGGGTGCTGAGGAGTTCCCTGAACCTGCTTGATGCTTCGCTCATCCTTGCTCTGGTTGCGCTCAACGTCATCGTCAACAATCCCATTTCCAACTCACGGTACTGGACGCTTGCGGTGCTTTTCGGTCTTGTTATGCCGCTGATCGCATCCCGGAAGTCCTCTTTCAACTTGGCGATAATTGGTGGGATCGTAGCGGCCATCTTTTTGTTTCCGCTCAGCGACATCACGCGCCGGCCTGCTGGGGTAAGCGGCGTTCTTCAAGCAGACTCCGTGTGGCACATGATTTCCACTAAGGATTACGATCAGTTCACCATGCTGGCCAATACCATCGGCTTTACCCAAGATGCGGGACTGACGTGGGGAAACCAGTTCCTGGGCGCGCTACTGTTCTGGGTCCCGCGCGTGGTCTGGCCAACCAAACCGCTCGACAGTGGAGTCGAAGTCGGCCTGTGGATGAGCAGTTCCAACGTAAACCTGTCCTCCCCGCTATGGGCCGAGGCCTGGATTAATTTCGGCGTTGTCGGAGTTGTTGTTGCCTTCACCGTCCTCGGGTTAATGAGTAGGCGGCTGGACTCCGGTTTCGGAGCCGGTACCCTGTCCGCCGGCTCCGTGGGCTACCTAGGTGTCGCCATCTTTTCCGGATACATGTTTATCCTGCTCCGTGGATCGCTTCTGCAGTCGATGGGCCGGTTATTGGTCCTCGCCCTGGCTATGGCTTTCCTGAGCGGAACCGTCAAACGAAAGTCTGCTGAGGACACATGACCACTAACCAGCTCGAGCTGCCGAGCCCGCAAAAACCGCGTTTCGCTGAATCTTTCCGGGAGTTGAGGAAGGCCCAGAAGGGTAAAAAAGGCGTTCCCCTCTACACCCTTTACATCAACCGGCCAGCGGGCCGGGTGATCGCGGCCGCGCTAAGAAACACCCCTTTTCAGCCGAACCATGTCACCTTCACCGGCGCGGTCATTACGTACGGAGCTCTTTTGTGGCTTGCGTTCGGCGCC from Arthrobacter sp. B3I9 encodes:
- a CDS encoding SGNH/GDSL hydrolase family protein, coding for MDFSKPRNRNKTSFPFGYAKELGFGLLAVVAIVVVLLALTMRDNDVNAAPAPSSAALPTSHPAVPNVDIIGDSYVGGSDEGGYGAANWTKIVGSRFYAESRPVDMNVMAVPGGGYITRGPDKLTFAEAAVAQLRSSADLVLVFGSRNDGKQDAATMTAAATDLFAKIHERAPKAKLVVVGPAWVNENVPAFISANTQVISAAASTAGATFVSPLSEGWFFGANAKLIGGDGVHPTDAGHQYMAEKMYVEISKNLATTTTP
- a CDS encoding glycosyltransferase family 2 protein; translated protein: MHKIPVSVLIQTKNEEPSIEKCVAALSDFDEVIVVDSNSSDRTAELARACGAQVINFTWDGKFPQKKQWQLQHAQTRHPWILFLDADEYPSPELIAEIAAIVSNPSEHRVAFDIPISYYFAGRELKHGHQVVKRTLLKRGYNEYKDTGLVKLPVITELEVHYQPEANGDVGRTEGLLAHHDLDPVRTWFDRHNKYSDWEAYIHADPVMTRTVRAFKSDQGQRFDVVPFKPLAFWLYSYVVRRGFLDGRAGFDYAVALAGYYWQIGLKTRELKRSGWRLADYV
- a CDS encoding glycosyltransferase; the encoded protein is MFKPPAPAGVPLSVLQVGGLAGPGALAGGVWAVARMQSAGLARLGATVELVGGWYGTLPAVRPGSREVIFRVRRPYRGARLKLPIGVGMVKHVWKRGRGVDIVQLHLCRDFITTISALLLGRAAIPVIAQAHGMLSAPGSRGLRLFDALIFKQAMKAPRLWLTLTDAEERNLESLGVPRTKMRRVVNATALPGMEWEDPQETTFLFVSRLAPRKQPTVFVEAAIGLLREGLQARFVVAGPDQGELHAVRALIDASGFQEHFDLPGELTEQEVLQALAHVTALVLPARDEPYPMVVLEAAAVGTPIVLTSECGLASALSEAGAALIAEPNAAAFRRAMASVGRNPDLRRQLSARARELHSRLWSAESLAERLLGLYAEAIDAGRN